The following are encoded in a window of Paenibacillaceae bacterium GAS479 genomic DNA:
- a CDS encoding Predicted nucleic acid-binding protein, contains PIN domain, with amino-acid sequence MCYFFFDSCAVVRAYNEFEQGHLQAKELFFNNDNTIIVCELMHLEFTSAMKKKMYPSNGQQMNQMAIDSLRLIASEIVQKVDDNTLIFILLDSEIYKNAVDLVRNHGLRTLDAIQLQSALTYQGLDITFVSSDNKMCEAAGNYFTVINLNNNK; translated from the coding sequence ATGTGCTATTTCTTTTTTGACTCTTGTGCGGTTGTTCGGGCATATAATGAGTTTGAGCAAGGACATCTTCAAGCCAAAGAACTTTTCTTTAATAACGACAACACTATAATAGTTTGTGAACTTATGCATTTAGAGTTTACTTCTGCAATGAAAAAGAAGATGTATCCAAGCAATGGTCAACAAATGAATCAAATGGCTATTGATTCCCTCCGATTAATTGCCTCGGAAATAGTTCAAAAAGTCGACGATAACACATTGATTTTTATCCTACTGGATTCAGAAATATATAAAAATGCTGTCGATCTGGTTAGAAATCATGGATTGAGAACTTTGGATGCAATTCAACTTCAGTCTGCATTAACTTATCAAGGATTAGACATTACTTTTGTAAGCTCTGACAACAAAATGTGTGAAGCTGCCGGCAATTATTTTACCGTAATTAATCTAAATAATAATAAATAA